The genomic segment GTGAGCGCCACGCACATTGTACTTCTTCCCCCAATTGCACGCGCAAGCATGACAACCATACCCGCCTCTGCGTGTCGCTGTTGGTGTTCTTGTGAATCAAAATATATACagacgtctgtgtgtgtgtgtgtgtgtgtgtgctggtgaGCTTGGCCTTCATGTAGAGGAAGTGAGAACTGTAAAACATGCAGAAGAGAacggagcgagagagagagcatgcacacgcacttgCATGCGAAGAAAAGCAACAGCGACAAGACGGAAACAAGCCGCATTCGAACGCAAACACCGTGTCGAATGGTTGACGGCTCAATGCAGGCGGTGGAAGAGAAGGCCGGACACATATATGACGCAGGAGAAATCTGTTGAAGAGCGGAGGTGTGATATTGGCGTACAATGGTGTGGCAGAGCCAAGCCAATCgtgcgcatacacacacacacacacacacacttagATAtacaagtgtgtgtgtgtgtgtgccacgGAGACGCCTACGCAATGAACGGACCACCTCACAACGTTTTTCCAGACAGAGAAGAGGCTTAGGTGCTGCGCGTACGTTCCGTACGTGTCACACCTTCGTGCCTATATGTGTTCCGTCTCTTtccccccctttttccccACGGTCTGATGTGTTTTCGTTTGCTTCGTCGTTCGTTCTGTGATGCCGCGCGTGTTCGACGtcgcctctctttctctgtgtctgtctgtgtgctctcTTATTCCTTCGTAGCAGGCAGGTATGGCAGGCGGTGACTTTCTCCAACGCATAAGAGTCTATGCGCGCTTGTATTTCAGGTGTCGGAGATGGCTCGACCACAtcaaaacacacgcacgcacacatgctcGCTGTTTTGTTTCTCTTTCAGTGTGCCACACGCCGAGTTTGATGCGCTCATTCGTACTTTCGCTGATGCGAACAAGCGCACCTTTTCCCACCATCCCCGTGTATCCGACCTGCATGCGATCGCAGGCACAGGCTTGAGCGGAGACGGGGATAGTGTGAATAAAGGAAGCCACAGCTAAGTGAGCGACACTTCCGTTCGCGATGTGCTGGAATGGTCATCAgcgtgctgccgtgcgcgaCTGTCTGTGGAAGAATCTCGGGCGCGGCACTTCTCGTCGCCATATTTAGTCGCAACTGGCAAGGcggcacccccccccccccccctcccctccccctttggCGTACGCTACTTGAAGCGAGGAGGGTGCCCCTGGCGCGCGTTTATTTTCGAGTGAAAGATCGCCGGTGAGAGgaagtggggggggggggtgggtgggtggggaggaggatcGACGCGAAAGGAGCACGGCGTGTACCTCAAGCCCggctttctctttctctcatcTACAGGTCCCCATGTGTATGCAGTGAGCATATCACGGGTTGCACGGGCTGCATGTGCAGCGGAAGGACCCCCGCCCTGCCACTGCCCTTTTCCTCTCGCCCGAAGTTCTCCATCGTCTCTTTtcgccttcccctctccctcgctcatCGGCCCTTCCACGCGTTCCTCGCCGGGGGCTTCTTCGTATATATATGTTCTTTGGTCCTTCGTTGCTGTTCATTGCAGCCTGGCTCTCCCTTTACAGAGGGAAAACAACGAGGCGGTTGCAGCGGCACGGTAAAGTGAACACGGCGGTGACACCGACGCATATCTTCGCCcgcgagaaaaaaaaacgaagacTAAAAGTAACGTGGCGTATCTGGTACCTCTCCGAGATCGCCATTCTAGTCTGTTGCCGCGGTAACCTTACTCGCCTTTCGCTTACGTGACAGCCCAAGAAAcccacacgcagacgcgcacacctctctctctctctaggTCTGCCTCACCATGAGTTCCTCCGCCTCAACGACGCCGGCGAACTACgagggtggtggcggcggtggcatcCGCGACATCGGCACCGTCACGTCCGGGATGGCGATCATGAACTTTGACCAGAAGACGAAACCGTACACACGCAACGATCTCGTGCAATTTCTGATGCACTACCAGGAGAACCtcaacgaggaggagctgcgacTTGTGGAGAAGGGCATTGTGGGTACCTTTGCTGGCATGCCAGCGTTCTTCGGTGCTGGGTACTTCTTAAGCGGCCGGTTTGGCTGGCATCGAGTGGTGCGTGTCATGGCGCCGCTGAACGAGGGAGGACGGCCGAGTTGGTTCGTTACCCACCTCCCAAAGATCGGGCGAACTGCCTTCGGGTTGACGGCGGCCACCATCCCCTACATGGCAGTGCAACAGTGGTTTGTCTCGCGCGTGCTGGAGCTGGACGAGCGGGAGAGCAACTTATCCTTCCACGTGCGGCGTCTGATGCTGTCGCAGCGGTCTGGCATGATGTTTAagcgcaccgccacgcgTGAGGTGACaaaagaggagcagcagcgtttCCTCCGCGAGGCCGAGGCGCACGTGAATGAGAATCGCAGTGGTCAGCGTGTGAGCCAGGGCCTCGGCACCGGTCCCGTGGATGTGAACCTGCAGCTGGGCCAGCAGGTGCTGACACCAGTGGCGCAGACAGGGTACAAGCCGATGCctacgcagcagcggtagtGCCTAGCTCGGCCTGCGCGTGGACCCTTGTGGGCAAGGGCCACCTAGGGGCACCGTGTAGCTGTGACACGACGAGCCCCCGCCTCCATTTCTTTCACATTCTGCAGGCGCTTGTGCTGTCGATTCGCCTTCCCTATTTCAGGTGGTTGATGTCGTGCCGATCTTGCTCTTCCTTGTTGTTGCTTTCTCTTGGCGTTGATTGGACCATGTGTGTGGGTTGGCGCTCTGGCAAGCGAcacgtgtgtttgtgtgttggTGGCGGCCCACGTCTGTCTCGTTGCGGCTCCTCGAACAGGGTTTGGGATGTGTCTTTCCTGCCGTGTCGTTGGCGCTGACGAGGCTGATGACACGTTGGTGCGTTTTTCTGGTTGTTTGTTGCACGGACGCCTCCTCTCTTGTGGCCCGCCTCTCCCAGACTCACACGATGGAAGACGCCACAGTACCTGcgcgctctcttctccctgCATTGCTGGGGAGCTGTCGCTGATGAgctcttcgtttttttttgtttgttccGACGACCTCGCTCATGTTCGTGAAGACTTGTCTCCACTTTCTTCTCCATCTCGGTgacagagagcgagcgagtgcCCCGCGcccccgccacacacgcacgtatgCGCAGACGCTCTTTCTCGCTTTCTCGCCTTTTCACGCGTACCGCGTTTCACAGCAAGCTTGTAACACGAGAGGACGATCGCAGCACCAAAGGGCTTGTGATGGCGCtggaagggaagagggaagagggaggcgtgcacacgcgAGCAAACACCTCGGCGtgcgcctgccgccgctgcatctctctttctccctctttcctgcCTTTCTGGCTCCatcgccccttcccctcccggCTTGATGCGCAGTGGCTGTGGCGTTCTttaggggggggggtgggcaCTGATGgctccctttctcctttGTTTCTGCTAGGTTTTCGTCAGACACGGTCGACATTGACCAGCTTGTGTAGTTGTGGACCTCTGCAGAGGTGAATGCATCCACCGTAGTATCTCACGCTTCTTGTGCGAGTCGTTTCGCTCCTCTCTCACCTCCACATCTCCCTTACCGCCTCGTGACGCTTCCATTACTTCTCGACCCTGACCGCTacccgcaccgctgctgttgccagGTCATCTGCTTCACGTTGTGTATATCCTCTCTTTCATCCTCTCGGCTCAACAGCTTCTTGCGAACCTTCTCACCGTGCCTTTTCCCTCGCCCAGACTTCACATCTTCTACTGcctgcttgtgtgcgtgtacgccAGGGAATCGGTCGAAGAGGCGTCGAAAGCGGTGTTGTTGCTGCCAAGtaccccccccttctcctcctcttcccccttcaAAAACGGGACGACAACGCGAAACGCACATGTGGTGTGCGTCGCGACATTGCTGCTGTGCTGTTCCATAGAATTTGTACAGCGTAGGCACATTTTCCCTTCTTCGAAGTTACAAacacacggcagcagcaacgatTCGTCAACTCACCGACTTCCGCTGCCGACAGACATGCGGATGACGATCGCGCGCTCGCGTCGCGCTACTGTGCGGCGCAcatgcgtgcttgtgcttcTGCTTCTATGCGTAGCGCTGAGCTCGCGCGCATTTTTCGACTTTGGCGGCGGTCATCGTGCCGACGCGCCGTCCGCAGAGGTGACCCATGCCCAGGAGGTGGACTACTAcatggtgctgcagctggaggatAAGCGCGAGGAAGCGACCGAGAAGGACATCCGTCAGCAAttccgccgcctctctcgtCTTTACCACCCCGACGTGgcgaagacggaggaggacaaGGCGAAGTACAGCCAAGTTAACCGTGCGTACGAGGTGCTGTCTGACAAGCGGAAACGCAAGGTGTACGACATGCGGGGGGAGCGGGGCTTGGAGCAGCTCGAACGCATAGACCGCTCCAAGGACACCCCTGGCGGTGGTGTGAACCCCCTCTCCCGGCTCTTCGGCATGCGGGTGGACGATGGCCTGCGAGGGTCCGACATGAAGCTGGAAGCGAAGGTGGACCTCGCCAAATTGTTCACTGGCGGGCAGGAGACACTCCAAGTCAACAAGCACAAGGTATGCCACGCCTGCAAAGGCAGTGGTGCGGATACGACGGCGGCCATTGTGCAGTGCCGGCAGTGCGGTGGCGAgggcgtgctgcgccagcgcatcCAGTTTGCCCCTGGCATGATCCAGGAGTTGCACCAAAAGTGCCCCAGCTGTAGCGGAGCAGGCCGGCGGCCGGAGCGGTTGTGTTCCGTGTGCCGAGGCAACAAGGTCTTgttcggcagcagcacagtTACACTGGAGCTGGAGCCTGGCATGGAGGAGGGCCACGTGCTGAAGTTCgagatggaggcggaggagtcGCCGGACCGGCTGCCGGGGGATCTTCTCGTACACGTGCACACCCTCCCGCACCCCGTCTTCtcacgccgccgcaaccaGATAGACTTGGACACGTCGCTGACACTGACTCTTCAGGAGGCCCTCGTAGGTTTTGACCGCAACATAACACACCTAGACGGAGTGGAGCAGGTCCgggtgcagcgcctcgacaCCGTATCACCCTATGGCACCGTGCTTCGGCTCCCGGGAAAGGGAATGCCAAAGATGAATGTCGCCTCCGAGCGGGGAGACCTCTACGTCAGGCTGCAGTACAACATGCCCGCGCAGCTCACAGAGGAGCAGAGGAAGCTGGTGGACATGCTGCTGTGAGGTGCCGCGCCGAATCGACGTTGTGATGGGCGGTGGGAGCTGCTACGCATGATAGCAGCGCGTCGTCATGAAAGGCGGTCTTCGGTTTTGTACCTCAGGGGCTAGAGCTTCCTCACGCGCACTGATATACGTGTCGTTGCAGGCCCTTGCGTACAAGGTGTGCACTTGTTTCCGCTGGGCAGACGACGTACCCACGGAAGGCCGTGGATGGATGCGGTgctcgaggcggcggcggatcTCTCACATCGTGGGCTCGCCCTGGGAGTGCTTTCTACGGTGCTGCCTTGCGCGCGTTTTGGCTTTGTCTTTTGGCGTTGCTGGCTCTACTCTGCAAGAGAGCACACGGAGAAGCAGACACGCCCGACTAATTCACGGCCTTCACAGCTCCGCCTCAGACGCGCGCCGAGCCGCTCAAGCGGTCGTCTGCGAAGGTGATGCAACGCGCGAGCCGCGAacccgcccctctcccctctcccaccctccCATCCCCGTGGCACGTGCGGCtcgactgctgcagcgcgcgcctcgCTGAAACTCGTCGTGCTGGAGCACCTGTCTTGCTCGGGGAGTGCCCTGGGTCGGCGCACCTTCGACCAACCTCGCAGCCGTGTCTCTATGTGAGGTGTAtgtgagggggagggggcagtgCACGTTGCCACGACTTTGTTTAGTTTGTCTTTCATGGTAGCCGTTCTTATCTCCCTACTcatctctccccccttcgGCTGCCGCTGGACTTCTCGGGCACGTCTCTGTCTCGGCGTATGGGGCACATGACGTGGCGCacccccctttcctcccctctGCAGTTTCTACTATCTCGTAGcgacccctcccctctccccttcacTCACTCAGCACTTACTCAGCGGTCCGTTAGCCTTATTCCTTTCGcgtgccccctcctcttcctccctcccgcttTTTGTGACGACGCTGAGCGGCCCAAGGTCGAACACCCACACTTTTCCCcacttcacacacacacaagcacacaccaGCATGTTCCGCAGGAACATAGCGCACCTGGCGTCCTACGACGTGACGGTGATCGGCGGTGGTCCTGGCGGGTACGTGGCGGCCATCAAGGCCGCCCAGCTTGGCCTCAAGACCGCCTGCATCGAGAAGCGCGGTGCTCTTGGCGGCACCTGCCTGAATGTCGGCTGCATCCCGTCaaaggcgctgctgcacgcgacGCACCTGTACCACGACGCCCACGCCAACTTTGCCCAGTATGGCCTGCGCGGCGGGGAAAACGTGACGATGGATGTGTCTGCGATGCAGGCGcagaaggggaagggggtgaaGGCGCTGACGGGCGGCGTCGAGTACCTCTTCAAGAAGAACAAGGTCACATACTACAAGGGCGAGGGCAGCTTCGTGAACCCCAACACGATCAAGGTGAAGGGTCTTGACGGCAAGGAGGAGACGCTCGAGTCGAAGAAGACGATTGTGGCCACTGGCAGCGAGCCGACGGAGCTGCCGTTCCTGCCCTTCGACGAGAAGGTTGTGATGTCCTCCACCGGCGCCCTCGACCTCGACCACGTGCCCAAGAAGATGATCGTGGTTGGCGGAGGCGTGATTGGGCTGGAGCTTGGTAGCGTGTGGGCCCGCCTCGGTGCTGAGGTGACCGTGGTGGAGTTTGCctctcgctgcgccgccaccaccgacgcCGACGTGTCCAAGGCGCTCACGGATGCGCTGGTGAAGCACGAGAAGATGAAAATCATGACCAACACGAAGGTCGTTAGCGGGACGAACAACGGTAGCAGCGTGACGATCGAGGTGGAGGACAAGGATGGAAAGCATCAGACGCTCGAGGCggacgcgctgctgtgctCCGTGGGCCGCCGCCCGCACACGACCGGGCTGAACGCCGAGGCCATCAACCTCCAAATGGAGCGCGGTTTTATCTGCATCAACGACCACTTCGAGACGAACGTGCCGAACGTATACGCGATCGGCGACGTCGTGAACAAGGGCCCGATGCTAGCGCACAAGGCCGAGGAGGAAGGCGTCGCGTGCGCGGAGATACTGGCTGGCAAGCCCGGGCACGTGAACTACAGCGTCATCCCCGGCGTCATCTACACCAACCCCGAGGTCGCGCAGGTGGGCGAGACGGAAGAGCaggtgaagaagaggggCATCGACTACAAGGTTGGCAAGTTCCCCTTCAGCGCCAACTCGCGCGCCAAGGCCGTCGGCACCGAGGACGGCTTTGTGAAGGTGGTGACGGACAAGAAGACGGACCGCATCCTTGGCGTGCAGATTGTGTGCACGGCTGCTGGCGAGATGATCGCGGAGCCGACGCTGGCGATGGAGTACGGCGCAAGCTCCGAGGATTTGGGCCGCACCTGCCACGCTCACCCAACGATGTCCgaggcggtgaaggaggcgtGCATGGCGTGCTTTGCGCAGACGATCAACTTCTAAGCGGATAGGAAATGTGTGCGGTGGCGCGAGTGAGGGAGGCAGGGGCGCAGGGCGGCTCTGGCGGACGGGAACACGCAGACTTGCACATACAAACACACGTCGTCGCGCTCCGTTTGCGCCGTCGACTTGGCGttccaccacgaccacctACCAACTCCATCGCTCTCCAAagagcacacatacacacacacacacacacacacacacacacactcacaggCGTAGCGGTGTATGTcgaggtggggtggtggcgaAAGAGGGCGCTTCACACAGAAAACTTCTTCCAGGGATATGCACCTCGTAGGGCACTGAGCCAGCGGCACACACTCGACACCTCGTTGTCGCTTGGAGAGGGGCGGAGTGCGATGGCCCCCAGGGAGTGGGcgagcgccgtcgccctctGTCTGCCGTGTGTCTCTGAGCCCCTGCCCTCCCTTACCACCAAAAGTTTTGGCGTCCTCCCGGGGGCTTTCCTTTGTTTGACTTCCTTTACGTTTTCCGTCTGATTTTTTGTTACtgttccttttttttcgcgtgGGCtcaagtgtgtgcgtgtgcgtattgTATGTGgatgtgcgccgcctcctcgtgtgtgtgcacgcacgtTGGCGAGCAAGTCTTCGCTCACCAAGAACAGGGAAGGGAAACATCCAATCAACCCGAGTCTGAAGAGGCACCCTAACAATGAAGGAAGCCAGGTGGGGAAAGACGAAGTCGCTAGGGAAATAGTTGAGGCGATGTGAGAGCAGAGCGCAACGCACTCTGCCTGTCTCCCTTGATCCCGGTTCTCTGGATGCTATGCGCGTCCGCTCCCCCTCTTGCACCGTCACTCTCTCACTCTCCGCTGCCTTGTGTGGTATTTGGTCGTTtgccccccttttttgtgtctgtgtgtctgtagCGTAGTAGTCTGGGTACTGCAACGTCGAGATGTATGTGTTTGCATGCGcgcccctctttctctctgcctgtgtgACGTTTCTCAAGGTAGAGATAGCGCGAGTAGGTGAAAAGGGACGATgacagagaggcagagagcgtgaagaggagggagagatgtTGGCCCGAGGTAGTGAGTGTTTAGAGGCATATCTGAacgagtgggtgggtgaTGTGGCGAGCGTAATGCGAGGCAACTGTAGTGTTCTATCGCAAGCACGAGTgtgaagggagagggagagcggggtGCAGTGCTCAACCACTGCCACCTCGATCAGCCCTCTTTTGCTTCATGGTGGGGATGACTTTGGCACATGAGAGAGCAGTGAAacgaaggagaggggtgCCGAGAGGGTGCCGGACGCTTTGGATCTTAAGCATGACCGAAAAGGGTACAGCGGTCGTCATAGTCGCCCGCGTGGTTCTTTAGTGGATGTCccagcgtgtgtgcgtgtttgcgtgtAGGGAGCGGGAtcctctctctgctctcgTCGTGTTCTGTGCGCTGCAAGAAACACTGCTATGGtgcacgcactcgcacacacggcgcttacccccccctcccccatgcTCTCCATTCCGCCGTCGATTCTACTCCCATTCACACCTGCAACGCAAGCTCAACGCACCAacccctcgccctctctctgcttgcCCTTTCACCTCACGGGCGTCATGCCTGCAGGCGTCACGGTAGCTACAATTTTGAAGCAACACTATCTAAAAGCAAGGAGAACATATCagaaagcagaaaaaaaaacagcaaagGAGTGCGCAGTTATG from the Leishmania major strain Friedlin complete genome, chromosome 32 genome contains:
- a CDS encoding putative chaperone protein DNAj, producing the protein MTIARSRRATVRRTCVLVLLLLCVALSSRAFFDFGGGHRADAPSAEVTHAQEVDYYMVLQLEDKREEATEKDIRQQFRRLSRLYHPDVAKTEEDKAKYSQVNRAYEVLSDKRKRKVYDMRGERGLEQLERIDRSKDTPGGGVNPLSRLFGMRVDDGLRGSDMKLEAKVDLAKLFTGGQETLQVNKHKVCHACKGSGADTTAAIVQCRQCGGEGVLRQRIQFAPGMIQELHQKCPSCSGAGRRPERLCSVCRGNKVLFGSSTVTLELEPGMEEGHVLKFEMEAEESPDRLPGDLLVHVHTLPHPVFSRRRNQIDLDTSLTLTLQEALVGFDRNITHLDGVEQVRVQRLDTVSPYGTVLRLPGKGMPKMNVASERGDLYVRLQYNMPAQLTEEQRKLVDMLL
- the GCVL-2 gene encoding putative dihydrolipoamide dehydrogenase yields the protein MFRRNIAHLASYDVTVIGGGPGGYVAAIKAAQLGLKTACIEKRGALGGTCLNVGCIPSKALLHATHLYHDAHANFAQYGLRGGENVTMDVSAMQAQKGKGVKALTGGVEYLFKKNKVTYYKGEGSFVNPNTIKVKGLDGKEETLESKKTIVATGSEPTELPFLPFDEKVVMSSTGALDLDHVPKKMIVVGGGVIGLELGSVWARLGAEVTVVEFASRCAATTDADVSKALTDALVKHEKMKIMTNTKVVSGTNNGSSVTIEVEDKDGKHQTLEADALLCSVGRRPHTTGLNAEAINLQMERGFICINDHFETNVPNVYAIGDVVNKGPMLAHKAEEEGVACAEILAGKPGHVNYSVIPGVIYTNPEVAQVGETEEQVKKRGIDYKVGKFPFSANSRAKAVGTEDGFVKVVTDKKTDRILGVQIVCTAAGEMIAEPTLAMEYGASSEDLGRTCHAHPTMSEAVKEACMACFAQTINF